A genomic window from Polaribacter gangjinensis includes:
- a CDS encoding zinc metallopeptidase, with protein MIGFYILIGVISLVSWIISNTLKKKFDKYSKVSLRNGMSGAEIAEKMLADHGIFDVKVISTPGRLTDHYNPVDKTVNLSEAVYNQRNAAAAAVAAHEVGHAVQHAQAYEWLTMRSKLVPIVSVSSQFSQWLVIGGLILGAGAGQTGFGFTIAVIGLIFMALATAFSFITLPVEYDASNRALAWLKNKNMVSQQELEGSTDALKWAARTYLVAAIGSLAMLLYWALQVLGNRD; from the coding sequence ATGATTGGATTTTATATATTAATAGGTGTAATTTCTTTAGTAAGTTGGATCATCAGCAATACTTTAAAGAAAAAATTTGATAAATATTCGAAAGTTAGCCTTAGAAATGGTATGAGTGGTGCTGAAATTGCCGAAAAAATGTTGGCAGATCATGGCATTTTTGATGTAAAAGTGATTTCAACCCCAGGAAGATTGACAGATCATTATAATCCTGTAGATAAAACTGTAAATTTAAGTGAAGCAGTTTACAATCAAAGAAATGCAGCAGCTGCAGCAGTTGCAGCGCACGAAGTTGGGCACGCTGTACAACATGCACAAGCTTACGAATGGTTAACAATGCGTTCTAAATTAGTACCAATTGTAAGTGTTTCTTCACAATTTTCACAATGGTTGGTAATTGGTGGTTTGATTTTAGGAGCTGGTGCAGGACAAACTGGTTTTGGATTTACCATAGCCGTTATTGGATTGATTTTTATGGCTTTGGCAACCGCATTCAGTTTCATAACATTGCCTGTTGAATATGATGCAAGTAACAGAGCTTTGGCTTGGTTGAAAAATAAAAATATGGTTTCTCAACAAGAATTAGAAGGCTCAACAGATGCTTTAAAATGGGCTGCAAGAACGTATTTAGTTGCCGCAATTGGGTCACTAGCAATGCTTTTATATTGGGCTTTGCAAGTTTTAGGAAATAGAGATTAA
- a CDS encoding asparaginase, translating into MSKKPKILLIYTGGTIGMMKDYKTNALKAFDFRQLLDKIPELQQLNCQIDSVSFENPIDSSNMNTKYYVDIVEIIEKNYDLFDGFVILSGSDTMSYTSSATSFMLENLQKPVIFTGSQLPIGDLRTDAKENLITSIEVACAQKNGFPIIQEVCLYFEYKLYRANRTTKMNAEQFEAFVSMNYPPLAESGVYLKFNEHYLLKNAEKSAPLIIRKKLITDIAILKIFPGITKNVVESILNIKNLKGLILETFGSGNAPNEIWFINLIKKAISGNIRIINVTQCLGGNVNQGHYDTSVALKKIGVVSGKDITTEAAIAKLMYLLNENFSLEEFTYYFEKSIRGEIS; encoded by the coding sequence ATGTCAAAAAAGCCAAAAATTTTATTGATTTATACAGGAGGAACTATTGGAATGATGAAAGATTATAAAACAAATGCATTAAAAGCATTTGATTTTAGGCAGCTTTTGGATAAAATTCCTGAGTTACAACAATTAAACTGTCAAATTGATAGTGTTTCTTTTGAAAATCCGATAGATTCCTCAAACATGAATACCAAGTATTACGTTGATATTGTTGAAATTATTGAAAAAAACTATGATTTATTTGACGGATTTGTCATTCTCTCAGGTTCAGATACGATGTCATATACTTCATCTGCCACTAGTTTTATGTTAGAAAATTTGCAAAAACCTGTTATTTTCACAGGTTCGCAATTACCAATTGGTGATTTAAGAACGGATGCAAAAGAGAATTTAATCACCTCGATTGAGGTTGCTTGTGCTCAAAAAAACGGTTTCCCAATAATTCAAGAAGTCTGTTTGTATTTTGAATATAAATTGTACAGAGCAAACAGAACTACCAAAATGAATGCTGAGCAATTTGAAGCTTTTGTATCTATGAATTATCCGCCTTTGGCAGAAAGTGGGGTATATTTAAAGTTCAATGAACATTATTTATTAAAAAATGCTGAAAAATCAGCTCCTTTAATTATTCGAAAAAAATTAATTACTGATATAGCTATTCTAAAGATTTTTCCCGGAATTACAAAAAATGTAGTGGAAAGTATCTTGAATATAAAAAATTTGAAAGGTCTAATTTTAGAAACTTTTGGTTCTGGTAATGCGCCTAACGAAATTTGGTTTATAAATTTGATAAAGAAAGCAATTTCAGGTAATATAAGAATTATAAACGTAACTCAATGTTTGGGTGGAAATGTTAATCAAGGTCATTATGATACAAGCGTGGCTTTAAAAAAAATAGGTGTCGTAAGTGGAAAAGATATTACTACTGAGGCAGCAATCGCTAAATTGATGTATCTTTTGAATGAGAATTTTTCTCTAGAAGAGTTTACTTATTATTTCGAGAAATCCATTCGTGGAGAAATTTCATAA
- a CDS encoding MotA/TolQ/ExbB proton channel family protein, with amino-acid sequence MKKVVNALSVTGFMFFGAIQSTFAQEAVTEAKTFHQVLKQNFIDGGPGFMGIVLVSLILGLAIAIERIIYLNMATTNTKKLLADVDEALSSGGVEAAKEVCRNTKGPVASIFYQGLDRVDEGVEEAEKAVVAYGGVQMGQLEKNVSWISLFIALAPMLGFMGTVIGMIGAFNDIAVANDISPAVVAGGIKIALLTTVFGLVVAIILQIFYNYIVAKIDSIVNSMEDASISLVDLLVKFKK; translated from the coding sequence ATGAAAAAAGTAGTAAATGCCTTATCTGTAACAGGATTCATGTTTTTTGGAGCTATACAATCAACTTTTGCTCAAGAAGCAGTAACAGAAGCAAAAACGTTTCACCAAGTATTAAAACAAAACTTTATTGATGGTGGCCCTGGATTTATGGGAATTGTATTAGTGTCGTTAATCTTAGGATTAGCAATTGCTATTGAAAGAATTATCTATTTAAACATGGCTACAACCAATACTAAAAAATTATTAGCAGATGTAGACGAAGCTCTAAGTTCTGGTGGAGTTGAAGCAGCGAAAGAGGTTTGTAGAAACACAAAAGGACCTGTAGCTTCTATTTTTTACCAAGGTTTAGATAGAGTAGATGAAGGAGTAGAAGAAGCTGAAAAAGCAGTTGTTGCTTATGGAGGTGTACAAATGGGACAATTAGAGAAAAATGTTTCTTGGATTTCATTATTTATTGCTCTTGCACCAATGCTTGGTTTCATGGGTACTGTAATTGGTATGATTGGTGCCTTCAACGACATTGCAGTTGCAAATGACATTTCTCCAGCGGTTGTAGCAGGTGGTATTAAAATCGCCTTATTAACTACAGTATTTGGTCTTGTTGTAGCAATTATTCTTCAAATTTTTTACAATTATATCGTTGCAAAAATTGATAGTATTGTAAATAGCATGGAAGATGCATCTATCTCATTGGTAGATTTATTAGTAAAGTTTAAAAAATAA
- a CDS encoding ExbD/TolR family protein, protein MARRENPEINAGSMADIAFLLLIFFLVTTTMNVDSGISKKLSEKPPADYVPPVIKEKNIFEVNINRNNELLVEGDRMDIKDLKEAAIKFIDNGGGIGNAGEDGSPGKACDYCQGDRSESSSDHPNKAIISVQSDRGTEYGTYIQVQNELLKAYTELRNRLSRQKYQMTFDELEKAYDEAKKNAGMKDRVEDLRVKVEFIKTAYPQIISDAEPTS, encoded by the coding sequence ATGGCAAGAAGAGAAAATCCAGAAATTAATGCAGGTTCGATGGCGGACATTGCTTTTCTTTTATTGATTTTCTTCTTAGTTACCACAACAATGAATGTAGATTCAGGTATTTCTAAGAAGTTATCAGAAAAGCCGCCAGCTGATTATGTTCCTCCTGTTATCAAAGAGAAAAATATTTTTGAGGTAAATATCAACAGAAATAATGAGCTTTTGGTAGAAGGTGATCGAATGGACATAAAAGACTTAAAAGAAGCTGCTATCAAATTCATTGATAATGGTGGTGGAATTGGAAATGCTGGCGAAGATGGGTCTCCAGGAAAAGCTTGTGATTATTGTCAAGGTGATAGAAGCGAAAGTTCTTCAGACCATCCAAATAAAGCAATCATTTCTGTTCAAAGTGATAGAGGTACTGAATATGGTACTTATATTCAAGTTCAAAATGAGTTGTTAAAAGCTTATACTGAATTAAGAAACAGATTGTCAAGACAAAAATACCAAATGACTTTTGATGAGCTAGAAAAAGCTTATGACGAAGCCAAAAAGAACGCTGGTATGAAAGACAGAGTTGAAGATTTAAGAGTTAAAGTAGAGTTTATTAAAACTGCTTATCCTCAAATTATTTCTGATGCTGAACCAACATCTTAA
- a CDS encoding ExbD/TolR family protein, which yields MSKFRKKKKGMPAVNTAALPDIVFMLLFFFMVTTTMRETDLRIENPRLPSATEIKKLEHKSLVCTIYVGKAKDENKGSGYNKIQLNDKIASADQVPAFIINARTKVSEAEIPFMTTSIKADKESNVGTITDIRLKLRDVNALKVSYSTQKGSGN from the coding sequence ATGTCTAAATTTAGAAAAAAGAAGAAAGGAATGCCTGCTGTAAATACTGCAGCATTACCTGACATCGTTTTCATGTTATTATTCTTCTTCATGGTTACAACAACTATGAGAGAAACTGATTTGAGAATTGAAAATCCAAGACTTCCTAGTGCGACTGAAATTAAAAAGTTAGAGCATAAAAGTTTGGTTTGTACAATCTATGTTGGTAAAGCAAAGGATGAAAATAAAGGTAGTGGATACAACAAAATTCAATTAAATGATAAAATTGCGTCTGCTGATCAAGTACCTGCTTTTATCATCAATGCAAGAACAAAAGTGTCAGAAGCTGAAATTCCTTTTATGACAACCTCAATAAAAGCTGATAAAGAATCAAATGTTGGTACTATCACTGATATTCGTTTGAAATTGAGAGATGTAAATGCTTTAAAAGTTAGTTATTCAACCCAAAAAGGTTCAGGTAATTAA
- a CDS encoding porin family protein, with translation MKKLVSFLFLIFFVSVSFAQKDSLQIGDKYADDQIYASISYAQFFKQPTTISKSGFSFGVSTGFIKDIILNKQGTISIGVGVGYGYDYFNHNLKVQEINNTTIFIESNTNINSNIFSSHNIEFPLEFRWRTSNAVKFDFWRIYTGVKFLYNFSNTFRFDENGTQFSYKNVSAYNNFQYGLTFSAGYDVINLHVFYNLTPIFKNATINSEPIDTSILKFGLIFYIL, from the coding sequence ATGAAAAAATTGGTATCTTTTCTTTTTTTGATTTTCTTTGTTTCTGTGTCATTTGCTCAGAAGGATTCTTTACAAATTGGAGATAAATATGCTGACGATCAGATTTATGCTTCTATATCATACGCACAATTTTTTAAACAACCTACCACAATTAGCAAAAGTGGTTTTTCATTTGGTGTATCTACAGGTTTTATAAAAGATATAATTTTAAATAAACAAGGCACAATTTCTATTGGAGTTGGAGTTGGTTATGGTTATGATTATTTCAATCACAATTTAAAAGTTCAGGAAATTAATAATACAACAATCTTCATTGAATCTAATACTAATATAAATTCAAATATATTTTCTTCTCATAATATTGAGTTTCCTCTAGAATTTCGTTGGAGAACATCAAATGCGGTGAAATTTGATTTTTGGCGAATTTATACTGGAGTGAAATTTTTATACAATTTTTCTAATACTTTCCGATTTGATGAGAATGGTACTCAATTTTCCTATAAAAATGTTTCAGCTTATAACAATTTTCAATACGGATTAACTTTTTCAGCAGGTTATGATGTAATCAATCTTCACGTATTTTATAATTTAACACCAATTTTTAAAAATGCAACTATCAATTCTGAACCTATTGATACTAGTATTTTGAAGTTTGGACTGATTTTTTACATTTTATAA